GATACATTTATCATAATCGATTCGAGCTAAATTGTTTTCCACAGTAATGGCTTGAACGGGGCATTTTTTGGCACAAATTCCACAACCGATGCAGGGATGCGTACTGCCGCAGACAGCTTTGGCATCTGGTCCTTTTTCTTTGGAGGAGCATTTGATGTATACATTACGGTTGATGGGCACAAGCATGATGAGATTTCGGGGGCAGGCTCTCACACAAGCGCCACAGCCGGTACATTTATTGAAATCTATAACTCGCATACCATTGGCGTCCACAGAAATAGCGTCAAATTGGCAAGCTTTCTGACAGTCGTTTAAGCCCATGCATCCCCAAGAACAACTATTGGGACCGCCGGCAATGTTTACTGCAGCTTTGCAGGATTCCACACCATCGTAGTTATATTTCCATTTAGTGTTGTTATGTCCGCCGCTGGAGCAGTGGATCACGGCAACTTTTTGTTGCATAGCGCCGGCATCTTTTCCCATGATTCTGGCGATCTGAGCGGCAACTGCTGCGCCTCCAGGGGCACATTTGTTTATGGCTTCGCCTTCATTTACGATGCGTTCGGCATATCCAGCACATCCTGCTGCTCCGCACGCCCCACAGTTAGCTCCGGGAAGAGCTTCCATTATTGCCTCTACGCGGGGATCTATTTTTACTTCAAACACTTTCGAGGCAATGGCTAAGATCAAGCCGAAGATTAATCCTAAAGCACCAATGATTAATACCGGGATTCCGATTGTGTTAAGCATAGAGACGGATTCTAGAAGAATAAAAGTCATCTGCATATCTCCCTTAGATTTTGAAGCCCATAAAGCCGTAGAAAGCCAGAGCCATAATTCCTGCGAGGATCAAAGCAATGGGCATGCCTTGCATGCTTTTTGGTAAATCTGCTTTCTCCAGGCGCATCCTCAAGCCAGCCATAGCAAGTAGTACTACTGTAAATCCTACTCCGCTAAAAAATCCATTTAACACACTATCTAAAAAGTTGTAAGCAGTTGTTCCATCGCTTCTAAAAGCAGTGGTGTTCAAAATAGCTACGCCCAGAACAGCGCAATTGGTAGTGATAAGAGGTAAAAATACGCCCAAAGATTTATATAGAGCTGGGGCGTTTTTTTGGATCACCATTTCCACAAATTGCACTAAGGCTGCAATGGTAAGAATGAAGGCTATTGTTTGCAGATACATTAATCCGAAATGAAGCAACAGATATTTATTGATTAGGAATGTAATGGCACTGGCAAGGGTCATCACAAAGATTACTGCCATCCCCATGCCCAGAGCAGAATCCAACTTTTTGGAAACTCCCAGATATGGACATAAACCCAAGAAACGCGAGAGTACGAAATTTTGGATGAAGATGGCAGTCATTGCCATCACGAAGAGTTCACCAAGATATCCCATTATTTCTTCTCCTTAAGCATATTCATCAAAGCCATCAAAAAACCAAGAGTGATGAAGGCTCCGGGGGCAAGGATGGCGACCAGCATGGGGTCATAAGTAAGCGGAGTAATCTTTATTCCCAACCAAGTTCCAGCTCCTAGAATCTCGCGGATGGTGGCAATTACACTTAGCGACAATGTGAAGCCGAGACCCATTCCAATGGCATCTGCGATGCTGAGCAAGACGTTGTTTTTGCTGGCAAAAGCTTCGGCTCTGCCCAAGATGATGCAGTTTACCACAATCAGTGGGATAAATAGCCCCAAGCTTTTGTGCAAACCAGGTAAGTATGCTGCCATTACCATATCGACAATAGATACAAAAGAGGCAATAACAACAATATATACGGGGATCCTGATTTTGGAGGGAGTTATGTTTTTGATAAGTGAGATGATGATGTTTGAACATAGCAGTACAAATGTAGCGGCAAATCCCATTCCCAAGGCGTTGATTACCGATGTGGTCACTGCTAAAGTTGGACACATCCCCAACACCAAAATAAAGATGGGGTTATCCTTAATAATTCCTTTACTCAGTTCTTTTACAAAACTCATTGGATACCTCCGGCGCTAATATCGGATTTAACGGCTTGAATTCTATTGCGTATGGAATTTGTTATACAGCGCGAAGTAATTGTGGCACCAGAAAGAGCAATCACTGCACCGCCATCCTTATCCACATAAAGATTTTCTATGGTCATACCGGCATATTGGCTGGTGAAATTATCGTTTGTGCAATTTGCTCCTAATCCCGGAGTTTCTGCCTGATCAATTATCTTTATGCCCAAGACTTTAAAATCCTTATCTACTCCCACCATGGTCTGCACAGTGCTGGAATAGCCAATCTCGGCGGCGATAAAAGTATAGCCCAATATCTCTTGAGTTTCAGGATTGGAAGCCACAAAGTAAGATGCTCCATCTGCTGTTTGAGCCTGTGTAAAGTTAGCATTCGGGATTAAGGCTTCACGAGTAGCAATTTCTTCTTTGGCTTTGCGTTGGGCAATAACCGGGGCTGTAAGTGTATTTATATAGGCAAGAATGCCACTGGCAACAGCACAGAAGATCAGTAAGATGAGTGAGAGCTTGATATAGTACTTCATTTTTTCACCTTCCCAAAAGCTTTTGGCATGGTAAGCATATCAATAAGCGGAGTAAAAACATTCATAAATAAAATGCTGTAACTTACTCCTTCAGGATAACCACCTACCATGCGAATTACAACGGTTAGAAGTCCACAGCCTATACCAAAGATTATTCTACCGCTCTTGGTGATGGGTGTGGTAGTATAATCGGTTGCCATAAAGAAAGCTCCCAACATTAAGCCACCGGAGAAGATATGGAAAAAGGGTAGCATTACCGAAGTGCTAGTGCCGGGAATACCGCCAAAGATGAAACTTAGCACAAAAACAGTGCCAATATAATATAACGGAATGCGCCATTCGATGATATTCTTGTAAAGCAAATATACTGCTCCAAGCAATAAGGCAAACGCAGATACTTCTCCAATACATCCGCCGATATTTCCCCAAAACAAGCTTTTGAGGGTTTCAATCTCAGTAAGGCTACCGAATATTCTGGCACCTAAATCAATGCCACCGGCTTGAGCGTTTATTTCGGATACAAAACTGGTGTCGCGTAAGGTTTTGGCAACATTTAGAGGGGTGGCAGAAGTAACCAGTTCATAGGCTTTGGGAGAAAGCTCGCTGAGGTTGTTGGCAATACTGGTAAGGTTGTTGATACCACTCATAGCGGAGT
This portion of the Candidatus Cloacimonadota bacterium genome encodes:
- a CDS encoding RnfABCDGE type electron transport complex subunit D; amino-acid sequence: MNSNNKLIVSPAPHVHDRTTVKNVMWNVVLALVPALIFATYYWGIRALMLSLTGAITAVVCEAAVQKLRKVPISVHDGSAFLTGLLLAFNIHAGAPIWLPIVGAAFAIIVGKQVFGGLGNNPVNPALLGRAFLLASWPTQMTAGWVAAKNSAMSGINNLTSIANNLSELSPKAYELVTSATPLNVAKTLRDTSFVSEINAQAGGIDLGARIFGSLTEIETLKSLFWGNIGGCIGEVSAFALLLGAVYLLYKNIIEWRIPLYYIGTVFVLSFIFGGIPGTSTSVMLPFFHIFSGGLMLGAFFMATDYTTTPITKSGRIIFGIGCGLLTVVIRMVGGYPEGVSYSILFMNVFTPLIDMLTMPKAFGKVKK
- a CDS encoding RnfABCDGE type electron transport complex subunit B translates to MTFILLESVSMLNTIGIPVLIIGALGLIFGLILAIASKVFEVKIDPRVEAIMEALPGANCGACGAAGCAGYAERIVNEGEAINKCAPGGAAVAAQIARIMGKDAGAMQQKVAVIHCSSGGHNNTKWKYNYDGVESCKAAVNIAGGPNSCSWGCMGLNDCQKACQFDAISVDANGMRVIDFNKCTGCGACVRACPRNLIMLVPINRNVYIKCSSKEKGPDAKAVCGSTHPCIGCGICAKKCPVQAITVENNLARIDYDKCINCGICATVCPTKAIEDLLAGMRKKAEINPELCIGCTICAKVCPVQAIKGEIKKIHEVDKDKCIGCEQCVAKCPKKAIEMI
- a CDS encoding RnfABCDGE type electron transport complex subunit A encodes the protein MGYLGELFVMAMTAIFIQNFVLSRFLGLCPYLGVSKKLDSALGMGMAVIFVMTLASAITFLINKYLLLHFGLMYLQTIAFILTIAALVQFVEMVIQKNAPALYKSLGVFLPLITTNCAVLGVAILNTTAFRSDGTTAYNFLDSVLNGFFSGVGFTVVLLAMAGLRMRLEKADLPKSMQGMPIALILAGIMALAFYGFMGFKI
- a CDS encoding FMN-binding protein — translated: MKYYIKLSLILLIFCAVASGILAYINTLTAPVIAQRKAKEEIATREALIPNANFTQAQTADGASYFVASNPETQEILGYTFIAAEIGYSSTVQTMVGVDKDFKVLGIKIIDQAETPGLGANCTNDNFTSQYAGMTIENLYVDKDGGAVIALSGATITSRCITNSIRNRIQAVKSDISAGGIQ
- a CDS encoding electron transport complex subunit E → MSFVKELSKGIIKDNPIFILVLGMCPTLAVTTSVINALGMGFAATFVLLCSNIIISLIKNITPSKIRIPVYIVVIASFVSIVDMVMAAYLPGLHKSLGLFIPLIVVNCIILGRAEAFASKNNVLLSIADAIGMGLGFTLSLSVIATIREILGAGTWLGIKITPLTYDPMLVAILAPGAFITLGFLMALMNMLKEKK